Proteins encoded by one window of Streptomyces sp. NBC_01477:
- a CDS encoding nucleotide sugar dehydrogenase, giving the protein MPLPPRPSGRSSPPGRSANAPATDRPPPAAPRRSAAARPSAEDRPSDPRPDPSPRAPGPARAVVVGQGYVGLSLAVLAAEAGYAVVGYEVDKERVTRLAAGDSYIEDVASRRLRPLLASGAYRASRDPADCAGFDIAVITVPTPLHEGLPDLSHVVESTRMLGGFLRPGAVVVLESTSYPGTTEDLVAPLLEQVSGLVAGRDFHLGFSPERIDPGNTRWRLENTPKVVSGVNAASLARIEAFYGAVVETTVPVSSCRTAELSKLLENTFRHVNIALVNELAMFAHERGIDVWEAIDAAATKPHGFLRFLPGPGVGGHCLPIDPSYLSWWASGTAGRAFRFVELANDVNSHMPDYVVRRLAEALTRRGKTVGGARVLLLGLSYKANTSDARETPAARIAELLLARGADVSAADPHVAHSVPPASGVLDRVRRVAASSGELSAADAVVLLADHDTFDYGLIAASAAYVLDCRHRLGGDNIDVL; this is encoded by the coding sequence ATGCCTTTACCGCCCCGCCCGAGCGGCCGGAGCAGCCCGCCGGGAAGGTCCGCGAACGCACCCGCCACGGACCGCCCGCCGCCCGCCGCGCCCCGCCGGTCCGCCGCCGCCCGCCCATCCGCCGAGGACCGCCCGTCCGACCCCCGGCCGGACCCGTCGCCCCGCGCGCCCGGCCCCGCCCGCGCGGTCGTCGTCGGCCAGGGCTACGTCGGCCTGTCCCTGGCGGTGCTGGCGGCCGAGGCCGGGTACGCGGTCGTCGGATACGAGGTGGACAAGGAGCGGGTCACCCGGCTCGCCGCCGGCGACTCGTACATCGAGGACGTCGCCTCGCGGCGGCTCCGCCCGCTGCTGGCCTCCGGGGCCTACCGGGCGAGCCGGGACCCGGCCGACTGCGCGGGCTTCGACATCGCGGTCATCACCGTGCCCACCCCGCTGCACGAGGGGCTGCCCGACCTGTCGCACGTCGTCGAGTCGACCCGGATGCTGGGCGGCTTCCTGCGGCCGGGAGCCGTCGTCGTCCTGGAGTCGACCAGCTATCCCGGCACCACGGAGGACCTCGTCGCGCCGCTCCTGGAGCAGGTCTCGGGACTGGTCGCCGGCCGGGACTTCCACCTCGGGTTCAGCCCGGAGCGGATCGACCCCGGCAACACCCGCTGGCGCCTGGAGAACACCCCCAAGGTGGTCTCCGGGGTGAACGCGGCCTCGCTGGCCCGGATCGAGGCCTTCTACGGCGCGGTCGTTGAGACGACGGTGCCGGTCAGCAGCTGCCGCACCGCCGAGCTGAGCAAGCTGCTGGAGAACACCTTCCGCCATGTGAACATCGCCCTGGTCAACGAACTCGCCATGTTCGCCCACGAACGCGGGATCGACGTGTGGGAGGCGATCGACGCCGCCGCCACGAAGCCGCACGGCTTCCTGCGGTTCCTCCCCGGCCCGGGGGTCGGCGGCCACTGCCTGCCGATCGACCCGTCCTACCTGTCCTGGTGGGCCTCGGGCACGGCCGGCCGCGCCTTCCGCTTCGTCGAACTCGCCAACGACGTCAACAGCCATATGCCCGACTACGTGGTGCGGCGGCTCGCCGAAGCGCTCACCCGGCGCGGGAAGACCGTCGGCGGCGCCCGCGTCCTGCTGCTGGGGCTGTCCTACAAGGCCAACACCAGCGACGCCCGTGAGACGCCCGCCGCCCGTATCGCCGAACTCCTCCTGGCGCGGGGGGCGGACGTGAGCGCCGCGGACCCGCACGTCGCCCACTCGGTGCCCCCGGCCTCCGGCGTGCTGGACCGGGTCCGCAGGGTGGCCGCCAGCAGCGGGGAGCTGTCGGCCGCCGACGCGGTGGTCCTGCTCGCCGACCACGACACCTTCGACTACGGCCTGATCGCCGCGTCCGCCGCCTACGTACTGGACTGCCGCCACCGGCTCGGCGGCGACAACATCGACGTTCTGTGA